In Flavobacterium gelatinilyticum, a genomic segment contains:
- a CDS encoding ankyrin repeat domain-containing protein — protein MKKSLFISLAFAATLFVNAQQKNTLLEQSFWKTAPDIEKVKAEIAKGNNPAESNVNAFDAATLAINNDAPLATIKFLIDQPGNSITKLTHDNRIYLHWAAYRGNTELVEYLIGKGSDVHFEDSHGTAPADFAASNGQSNPAMYDAFFKAGVDPKKKYANGANLLLLAIASDKDLKAADYFTTKGMSLKDVDNNGNTAFTYAARSGNIPLLKKLLEKGIKPTETALLIAAQGSRRETNTIETYKYLVEEVKIKAAAQNKAGQNVLHILAGKPNQTEIIQYFLNKGVDVNKADKEGNTPVMSAASARETAALALFLPKAKNINLQNTKGESALTYAVRYGTPEAVNLLLSTGADVNVKDKDGNNLGVYLVQSYRPAGRDKEAADPFDAKAKLLQDKGLNLAAAQKDGNTLYHIAITKNDVALLKKITDLKVDINAKNKDSLTALHRAAMIAKDDSVLKYLVSAGAKKEVTTEFDESAYALAKENDLLTKNNVSVEFLK, from the coding sequence ATGAAAAAAAGTCTTTTTATTTCTTTGGCATTTGCAGCGACTTTGTTTGTAAATGCTCAGCAAAAAAATACGCTTTTAGAACAATCTTTCTGGAAAACCGCTCCGGATATCGAAAAAGTGAAAGCCGAAATAGCAAAAGGAAACAACCCTGCAGAATCTAATGTTAATGCTTTTGATGCTGCTACTCTGGCAATTAATAATGACGCACCCCTTGCGACTATCAAATTCTTAATCGATCAGCCGGGAAATAGTATTACCAAACTTACACATGACAATCGTATCTATCTGCACTGGGCGGCTTACAGAGGCAATACTGAATTGGTTGAATATCTTATTGGTAAAGGTTCTGATGTGCATTTTGAAGACAGCCACGGTACAGCTCCGGCAGATTTCGCTGCCTCAAACGGACAATCAAATCCGGCAATGTATGATGCGTTCTTTAAAGCTGGTGTAGATCCTAAGAAAAAATATGCAAATGGGGCAAATCTGCTTCTTTTAGCTATTGCTTCTGATAAAGATTTAAAAGCAGCCGATTATTTTACAACAAAAGGGATGTCTCTTAAAGATGTAGATAATAACGGAAACACCGCTTTTACTTATGCCGCAAGATCAGGAAATATCCCGCTTTTAAAAAAATTACTTGAAAAAGGCATCAAACCAACCGAAACGGCACTTTTAATTGCCGCACAGGGAAGCCGAAGAGAAACTAATACTATTGAAACCTATAAATATCTGGTTGAAGAGGTAAAAATCAAAGCCGCAGCTCAAAACAAAGCAGGACAAAATGTACTGCATATTTTAGCAGGAAAACCAAATCAGACCGAGATTATTCAGTACTTTTTAAACAAAGGTGTCGATGTTAACAAAGCAGATAAAGAAGGAAATACACCTGTAATGTCGGCCGCATCTGCAAGAGAAACAGCAGCTTTGGCACTTTTTCTTCCAAAAGCAAAAAACATTAATCTTCAAAATACAAAAGGAGAATCGGCTTTGACTTATGCTGTTCGATACGGAACCCCTGAAGCCGTAAATTTACTTTTGTCTACAGGTGCCGATGTGAATGTAAAAGACAAAGACGGAAACAATTTAGGCGTGTATTTAGTTCAGTCGTATCGTCCGGCAGGAAGAGACAAAGAAGCTGCTGATCCGTTTGATGCAAAAGCAAAACTGCTTCAGGATAAAGGTTTAAATCTTGCTGCAGCACAAAAAGACGGCAATACGTTATATCATATCGCGATTACAAAAAATGATGTGGCGCTTCTTAAAAAAATCACAGATCTTAAAGTAGATATAAATGCCAAAAACAAAGACAGTTTAACAGCATTACACAGAGCCGCGATGATTGCCAAAGATGATTCGGTTTTAAAATATCTTGTTTCTGCTGGTGCCAAAAAAGAAGTAACAACCGAGTTTGACGAAAGTGCTTATGCGCTGGCCAAAGAAAATGACCTTCTTACCAAAAATAATGTTTCGGTTGAGTTTTTAAAATAA
- a CDS encoding ribonucleotide-diphosphate reductase subunit beta gives MSIFDKRVNYKPFEYPEVLQFTEAINKAYWVHTEVDFTADTQDFHAHLSLAEKTAVKNSLLAIAQIEVAVKSFWGNIYEHFPKPEFNGLGSTFAECEFRHSEAYSRLLEVLGYNDEFEKLLEVPVIRRRVDYLSNVLKDTRSQDNRKYMVSLILFSILIENVSLFSQFAILLSFTRFKGYMKNVSNIIAWTSIDEQIHANGGIYIINKIREEFPDYFDDATLNLIRETVKDSIAVESDILDWIFEEGEIESIKKGDLVNFMKFRIDESLKQINIPTIFDVPAEDYKALAWFEEEVFANSLDDFFAKRPVEYTKHDKSITANDLF, from the coding sequence ATGTCTATATTTGATAAAAGAGTCAATTATAAACCTTTTGAATACCCGGAGGTTTTACAATTTACAGAAGCGATAAATAAAGCGTATTGGGTTCACACCGAAGTTGATTTTACTGCTGATACTCAGGATTTTCATGCTCACTTGTCTTTAGCTGAAAAAACTGCAGTAAAAAACAGTCTGCTTGCTATTGCACAAATAGAAGTTGCCGTAAAGAGTTTTTGGGGAAACATCTACGAGCATTTTCCAAAACCGGAATTCAATGGTTTGGGAAGCACTTTCGCTGAATGTGAGTTCAGACATTCTGAGGCTTATTCGCGTCTTTTGGAAGTTTTGGGTTATAATGACGAATTTGAAAAACTTCTTGAAGTTCCGGTAATCCGCAGACGTGTCGATTATCTTTCAAATGTTTTAAAAGATACCCGTTCTCAGGATAATCGTAAATATATGGTTTCGCTGATTTTATTCAGCATCCTGATCGAAAATGTTTCTCTATTCAGCCAGTTTGCCATTTTGTTGTCTTTTACAAGATTTAAAGGTTACATGAAAAATGTAAGCAACATTATTGCCTGGACTTCTATCGATGAGCAGATTCACGCAAACGGCGGTATTTATATCATCAATAAAATCAGAGAAGAATTTCCGGATTATTTTGATGATGCTACATTAAACCTGATCAGAGAAACGGTTAAAGATTCTATCGCAGTCGAATCTGACATATTAGACTGGATATTTGAAGAAGGTGAAATTGAAAGTATTAAAAAAGGTGACCTTGTTAATTTTATGAAATTTAGAATTGATGAGAGTTTAAAACAAATCAATATCCCAACCATTTTTGATGTGCCTGCAGAAGATTACAAAGCGCTTGCCTGGTTTGAAGAAGAAGTTTTTGCCAACAGTCTGGATGATTTCTTTGCAAAACGACCAGTAGAATATACCAAACACGATAAAAGTATAACGGCAAACGATCTTTTCTAA
- a CDS encoding ribonucleoside-diphosphate reductase subunit alpha, which translates to MNTIDTNEVNSISQNESGNKMWWKNSESEQILNRGYLLKGETVEGAIDRICTAAARRLYKPELKESFVEMIERGWMSISSPVWANMGTERGLPISCFNVHVPDKIEGITHKLGEVIMQTKIGGGTSGYFGELRERGSAVTDNGKSSGAVSFMKLFDTAMDTISQGGVRRGAFAAYLDIDHPDIEEFLKIKSIGNPIQNLFTGICVPDYWMQEMIDGDTDKRQVWAKVLESRQQKGLPYIFFSDNVNKNKPQVYKDQNLRINASNLCSEIMLPSSHDESFICCLSSMNLELYEEWKDTEAVKLAIFFLDAVLQEFIEKTEGNYYLAAANKFAKRHRALGLGVLGWHSYLQKNMIPFEGLEAKMKTTEIFKHISDKADKASQELARIYGEPELLKGYGRRNTTTMAIAPTTSSSAILGQTSPGIEPFSSNYYKAGLSKGNFMRKNKYLKKLLEEKGLDNEEVWRGIMLNGGSVQHMEQLTQAEKDVFKTFKEISQLEIVQQAGIRQKFVDQGQSLNLNIPAELAIKEVNRLMIEAWQQGVKSLYYQRSQSVSKELVTSLVTCSSCES; encoded by the coding sequence ATGAATACAATAGATACAAATGAAGTAAATAGTATTTCGCAAAATGAAAGCGGAAACAAAATGTGGTGGAAAAACTCAGAAAGTGAGCAGATTTTAAATCGCGGTTATCTTTTAAAAGGCGAAACTGTTGAAGGTGCAATTGACAGAATATGTACAGCAGCTGCCAGAAGATTATACAAACCGGAATTAAAAGAATCTTTTGTAGAAATGATCGAACGCGGATGGATGAGTATCAGTTCTCCGGTTTGGGCCAATATGGGAACCGAAAGAGGACTTCCTATTTCTTGCTTTAACGTACACGTTCCGGATAAAATTGAAGGAATTACACATAAATTGGGCGAAGTAATCATGCAGACCAAAATTGGAGGGGGAACTTCCGGTTATTTTGGAGAACTTCGTGAACGCGGAAGTGCCGTAACCGATAATGGAAAAAGCAGCGGGGCTGTTAGTTTCATGAAACTTTTTGATACGGCTATGGATACGATTTCGCAGGGCGGTGTGCGTCGTGGTGCATTTGCTGCGTATTTAGATATTGACCATCCGGATATCGAAGAATTTTTGAAAATTAAAAGTATCGGAAACCCAATTCAAAATTTATTTACCGGAATCTGTGTGCCGGATTACTGGATGCAGGAAATGATTGACGGCGATACAGATAAAAGACAGGTTTGGGCGAAAGTACTAGAAAGCCGTCAGCAAAAAGGACTTCCATACATTTTCTTCAGTGATAATGTAAACAAAAATAAACCTCAGGTTTACAAAGACCAAAACCTGAGAATCAATGCCAGTAACCTTTGCAGCGAAATCATGCTGCCATCAAGCCACGATGAATCGTTTATATGCTGTCTTTCTTCAATGAACCTTGAGCTTTATGAAGAATGGAAAGACACAGAAGCGGTAAAACTGGCGATCTTTTTCTTAGATGCTGTTTTACAGGAATTCATCGAAAAAACAGAAGGCAACTATTATCTTGCGGCAGCGAATAAGTTTGCTAAAAGACACCGTGCTTTAGGTTTGGGCGTTTTAGGATGGCATTCGTATTTACAGAAAAACATGATTCCATTTGAAGGATTAGAGGCTAAAATGAAAACGACTGAAATATTCAAACACATCAGCGATAAAGCCGATAAGGCAAGTCAGGAATTAGCGAGAATTTACGGTGAACCGGAATTGTTGAAAGGATACGGAAGACGTAATACTACAACAATGGCAATTGCACCTACGACTTCGTCTTCGGCTATTTTAGGACAGACTTCACCAGGAATTGAACCTTTCAGCAGTAATTATTACAAAGCTGGTTTAAGCAAAGGAAATTTCATGCGTAAAAACAAATACCTTAAAAAACTGCTTGAAGAAAAAGGTTTAGATAACGAAGAAGTGTGGAGAGGCATTATGCTAAACGGAGGAAGTGTACAGCATATGGAACAATTGACTCAGGCTGAGAAAGATGTTTTTAAAACTTTTAAAGAAATCAGTCAGTTAGAAATTGTACAGCAAGCAGGAATTCGTCAGAAATTCGTAGATCAGGGACAGAGTTTGAATCTTAATATTCCGGCAGAGCTGGCTATTAAAGAGGTAAACCGTTTAATGATTGAAGCCTGGCAGCAAGGAGTTAAGAGTTTGTATTACCAAAGAAGCCAAAGTGTTTCGAAAGAATTGGTTACAAGTCTGGTTACCTGCAGCAGCTGCGAATCATAA
- a CDS encoding Crp/Fnr family transcriptional regulator — translation MIYKQLGTYIRKSIDVSDEDLETILSCFKHIKKPKNEILLAQGQISHETFFVAKGCLRIFFINEEGKDVTRYIAFENQMATALVSFITKMPAAENVQVIEKSELLTISHEDFKHLMTIIPQWREFYSNYLEKAYVNNANRLMSFTTMDALERYNQLLKINPAIVKRLPNKIVASYINISQETLSRLKSKV, via the coding sequence ATCCGAAAAAGCATTGACGTTTCTGATGAAGATCTGGAAACCATCCTTTCCTGTTTCAAACACATAAAAAAGCCTAAAAACGAAATTTTACTGGCGCAGGGACAAATCAGTCATGAAACATTTTTTGTGGCAAAAGGCTGTCTGCGTATCTTTTTTATCAATGAAGAAGGAAAAGACGTAACCCGATACATTGCTTTCGAAAACCAAATGGCCACAGCTTTAGTCAGCTTTATTACCAAAATGCCTGCCGCAGAAAACGTTCAGGTTATCGAAAAATCAGAACTCCTGACCATCTCACACGAAGACTTTAAGCATCTCATGACAATTATCCCGCAATGGCGTGAGTTTTACAGCAATTATCTCGAAAAAGCCTACGTAAACAATGCCAATCGCCTGATGTCGTTTACTACTATGGATGCTTTGGAACGCTATAACCAGCTTTTAAAAATAAATCCAGCGATTGTAAAACGCCTGCCAAACAAGATTGTAGCTTCTTATATTAATATCTCTCAGGAGACTTTGAGCCGATTGAAGTCTAAAGTTTGA